A stretch of Fusobacterium perfoetens DNA encodes these proteins:
- a CDS encoding sirohydrochlorin cobaltochelatase, which yields MRKLFAALMLTAAISAAASGEEGGFVKSDFYKTMGKNDKASVLMVHFGTTFDDTRKNTIDAVNSEAEKEFPKMEVREAYTSRIIMRRLKDRGIVKDNPAEALDRLAAEGYTHIIVQPTNIINGVEAKTLEQQLDMYKDKFKEVRIGSALLTTPEDYKSVAEIINKETGKLADDEAVVLVGHGTHDSGNAAYPAMDYTAKSMGYKFYVGTVEGFPEFDDVVKGLKKDGIKKVVLMPFMFVAGDHANNDIAVDWKEALEKEGFTVKVKLTSLGMMEDIRKMFIEHAKFMLENKKEDMISKKLFYSTQKD from the coding sequence ATGAGAAAATTATTTGCAGCACTAATGCTTACAGCTGCCATTTCAGCAGCTGCATCTGGTGAAGAAGGAGGATTTGTGAAATCTGATTTTTACAAAACAATGGGAAAAAATGATAAGGCATCTGTTCTTATGGTGCATTTTGGTACTACTTTTGACGACACAAGAAAAAATACCATTGATGCAGTAAACTCTGAAGCTGAAAAAGAATTTCCAAAAATGGAAGTAAGAGAAGCGTACACATCAAGAATTATTATGAGAAGGCTTAAAGACAGAGGAATTGTAAAAGATAATCCTGCTGAAGCTCTTGATAGACTTGCAGCTGAAGGATACACTCACATAATAGTTCAGCCTACAAATATAATCAACGGAGTTGAAGCTAAAACTCTTGAACAACAGCTTGATATGTACAAAGATAAATTTAAAGAAGTAAGAATAGGTTCAGCTCTTCTTACAACTCCTGAAGATTACAAATCTGTTGCAGAAATTATAAACAAAGAAACTGGAAAACTTGCTGATGATGAAGCTGTTGTTCTTGTAGGACACGGAACACATGACAGTGGAAATGCAGCTTATCCTGCTATGGATTATACTGCAAAATCTATGGGATATAAATTCTATGTTGGAACTGTTGAAGGTTTTCCTGAATTTGATGATGTTGTAAAAGGACTTAAAAAAGATGGAATTAAAAAAGTTGTTCTTATGCCATTTATGTTTGTAGCAGGAGATCATGCTAATAACGATATAGCTGTTGACTGGAAAGAAGCTCTTGAAAAAGAAGGATTTACAGTAAAAGTTAAACTTACAAGCCTTGGTATGATGGAAGATATAAGAAAAATGTTTATTGAACATGCTAAATTTATGCTTGAAAATAAAAAAGAAGATATGATTTCAAAGAAACTTTTTTACAGCACACAAAAAGACTAA
- the holA gene encoding DNA polymerase III subunit delta: MVYFLYGDIPLQLKYDELLKKIKEENQNIPEQYFDITQDETDDIFQALSTNSMFIPKSLIVIRRLEKMKGLNAFIKSLGEFNYSQKIIILIYEESLNDYGKTVNPLEKALTMKNLEAVAKLIPARKETEKKSLQFFVEKELKCTEYEAEKFIEMVGEDFLKIKNEIAKVENFLNGEPFKLEKIKHILSINTEYNLYKLVESFIYNKNVKELIEHLRAEKNYMLFLNILGEELTTLLKLKDLLQRGIISTGMSYNKFKADIYPNIKNHFRINSFRISAEYPLFLKFKYLDLYSAEFYKRKMKDTLVVEYKIKTGQIDDATGIEKFILEFFI, from the coding sequence TTGGTTTACTTTTTATATGGGGACATCCCTCTACAGCTTAAATACGATGAACTTTTGAAAAAAATAAAAGAGGAAAATCAAAATATTCCTGAACAATATTTTGATATAACCCAAGATGAAACTGATGATATTTTTCAGGCTCTTTCTACAAATTCTATGTTTATTCCAAAATCTCTTATTGTTATAAGAAGGCTTGAAAAAATGAAAGGGCTTAATGCTTTTATAAAATCTTTAGGAGAATTTAACTACTCACAAAAGATTATAATTTTAATCTATGAAGAATCTCTTAACGACTATGGAAAAACAGTAAATCCTCTTGAAAAAGCTCTTACTATGAAAAATCTTGAAGCTGTTGCTAAACTTATTCCTGCAAGAAAAGAAACAGAAAAAAAGTCACTTCAGTTTTTCGTAGAAAAAGAACTTAAATGTACAGAATATGAAGCTGAAAAATTTATTGAAATGGTAGGAGAAGATTTTCTCAAAATCAAAAATGAAATAGCAAAGGTTGAAAATTTTCTAAATGGAGAACCTTTTAAACTAGAAAAAATAAAGCATATTCTTTCTATAAATACAGAATATAATCTTTATAAACTTGTTGAAAGTTTTATTTATAATAAAAATGTAAAAGAACTTATTGAACATTTAAGAGCTGAAAAAAATTATATGCTTTTTCTTAATATTTTAGGAGAAGAACTTACTACATTGCTTAAATTAAAAGATCTTCTTCAAAGGGGAATCATAAGCACAGGAATGTCTTATAATAAATTTAAAGCTGATATTTACCCAAATATAAAAAATCATTTCAGAATAAATAGTTTTAGAATCAGTGCTGAATACCCTCTGTTTTTAAAATTCAAATATCTTGATCTATATTCTGCTGAATTTTACAAGAGAAAAATGAAAGATACTCTTGTTGTTGAATATAAAATAAAAACAGGACAAATTGACGATGCAACTGGAATAGAAAAATTTATTCTTGAATTTTTTATTTAA
- a CDS encoding flavodoxin, with the protein MKIGIFYGSTTGVTKRVAERAGELLGADVMNVSEIEDKIDNYDMLIFATSSWNRGDVQKSWEGHLKFLGSRDFGGKKVALIGVGDQEFFGKTFVDGMCVLYTYIKYNNINLIGKTSTEGYEFEESRSVEKGKFIGLAIDDKNQKELTEERIVNWVNQLKEEMK; encoded by the coding sequence ATGAAAATAGGAATTTTCTACGGAAGTACAACAGGAGTTACAAAAAGAGTGGCTGAAAGAGCAGGAGAGCTTCTTGGTGCAGATGTAATGAATGTATCTGAAATAGAAGATAAGATTGATAATTACGATATGCTTATATTTGCTACATCAAGCTGGAATAGAGGAGATGTTCAAAAAAGCTGGGAAGGGCATCTTAAATTTCTTGGAAGCAGAGATTTTGGTGGAAAAAAAGTTGCTCTTATAGGTGTAGGAGATCAGGAGTTTTTCGGAAAAACTTTTGTTGATGGAATGTGTGTTCTTTATACATATATAAAATATAATAATATAAATTTAATAGGAAAAACTTCAACAGAAGGTTATGAATTTGAAGAATCAAGAAGTGTTGAAAAAGGAAAATTCATAGGCCTTGCAATAGATGATAAAAATCAGAAAGAACTTACAGAAGAAAGAATTGTAAACTGGGTAAATCAACTTAAAGAAGAGATGAAATAA